The following proteins come from a genomic window of Pseudomonas putida:
- a CDS encoding ABC transporter permease subunit (The N-terminal region of this protein, as described by TIGR01726, is a three transmembrane segment that identifies a subfamily of ABC transporter permease subunits, which specificities that include histidine, arginine, glutamine, glutamate, L-cystine (sic), the opines (in Agrobacterium) octopine and nopaline, etc.): MSFDQLLAMVLDPDLLERYGPRFIDGLLVTAKLVAISFSLGAVLGLLLALARMSHSLLLQRMAAGYVYFFRGSPLLAQLFLLYYGLGSLKGFWQDVGLWWFFREAWFCTLLAFTLNTAAYQAEIFRGSLMAVAPGQHEAARALNLKRSTTFFKVILPQSLLVAIGPLGNELILMIKASAIASLVTIYDLMGVTKLAFSRSFDFQIYLWAAVLYLVIVELVRRLLKHLEARLGRHLN; encoded by the coding sequence ATGAGCTTCGATCAACTGCTGGCAATGGTGCTCGACCCCGACCTGCTGGAGCGCTACGGCCCACGCTTCATCGACGGCCTGCTGGTAACCGCCAAGCTGGTGGCGATTTCCTTCAGCCTGGGCGCTGTGCTCGGCCTTCTGCTGGCCCTTGCACGCATGTCTCACAGCCTGTTGCTGCAGCGCATGGCTGCCGGCTACGTGTACTTCTTCCGCGGCTCGCCGCTGCTGGCGCAATTGTTCCTGCTGTATTACGGCCTGGGTTCGCTCAAGGGCTTCTGGCAGGACGTCGGCCTGTGGTGGTTCTTCCGCGAAGCGTGGTTCTGCACCTTGCTGGCGTTCACTCTGAACACCGCCGCCTATCAGGCCGAGATTTTCCGCGGCAGCCTGATGGCGGTTGCGCCTGGCCAGCATGAAGCGGCTCGGGCGCTGAACCTGAAACGCTCGACCACCTTCTTCAAGGTGATATTGCCACAGTCGCTGCTGGTGGCCATTGGCCCGCTGGGCAACGAACTGATCCTGATGATCAAGGCCAGCGCGATCGCCTCGCTGGTGACGATCTACGACCTGATGGGCGTGACCAAACTGGCCTTCTCGCGCAGTTTCGACTTCCAGATCTACCTGTGGGCCGCCGTGCTCTACCTGGTGATCGTCGAACTGGTGCGGCGCCTGTTGAAACACCTGGAAGCCCGCCTGGGCCGCCACCTGAACTGA
- a CDS encoding ABC transporter permease subunit (The N-terminal region of this protein, as described by TIGR01726, is a three transmembrane segment that identifies a subfamily of ABC transporter permease subunits, which specificities that include histidine, arginine, glutamine, glutamate, L-cystine (sic), the opines (in Agrobacterium) octopine and nopaline, etc.), translating to MLDQLSLLSFASGGWGQALLAGALVTVSLALACLPIGLPLGLVVALAARSRKRLPRAWATTFSTVFRGLPELLTLLIIYYGCQIAAQKILAAMGYQGEFIINTFLAAMIAFSLVFAAFSSEIWLAAFKTLPKGQLEACSALGLSKRTGFFKVLLPQLTRIALPGLSNNWLSLLKDTSLVSTISLVDLMRQTNLAVSVTKEPMFFYGVACLGYLLFAALSGRVFAYIERRSNRHLQGARA from the coding sequence ATGCTCGATCAATTGTCCTTGCTGTCTTTCGCCAGCGGAGGCTGGGGCCAGGCGTTGCTGGCCGGCGCGCTGGTTACCGTTTCCCTGGCCCTGGCCTGCCTGCCCATCGGCCTGCCACTGGGCCTGGTGGTCGCGCTGGCGGCGCGCTCACGCAAACGCCTGCCACGGGCCTGGGCCACCACCTTTTCTACCGTGTTCCGCGGCCTGCCCGAGCTACTGACGTTGCTGATCATCTATTACGGCTGCCAGATCGCCGCACAGAAGATCCTCGCCGCCATGGGTTATCAAGGTGAGTTCATCATCAACACCTTCCTCGCCGCGATGATCGCCTTCAGCCTGGTGTTCGCCGCGTTTTCCAGCGAGATCTGGCTGGCCGCCTTCAAGACCCTGCCCAAGGGCCAACTGGAAGCCTGCTCGGCGCTTGGCCTGAGCAAGCGCACCGGTTTCTTCAAGGTGCTGCTGCCGCAACTGACCCGCATCGCCCTGCCCGGTTTGTCCAACAATTGGCTGTCGCTGCTCAAGGACACCTCGCTGGTGTCGACCATCTCGCTGGTCGACCTGATGCGCCAGACCAACCTGGCGGTCAGCGTAACCAAGGAGCCGATGTTCTTCTACGGCGTCGCCTGCCTGGGCTACCTGCTGTTCGCGGCACTGTCCGGGCGCGTATTCGCCTACATCGAACGGCGCAGCAACCGCCACCTGCAAGGAGCACGCGCATGA